A stretch of the Afipia sp. P52-10 genome encodes the following:
- a CDS encoding DNA-binding transcriptional regulator — MEGAELKSIRLKLGLSAEGFARLVGAADGAHVRKWERTAVPPPVAVLAKALRDSDAVRSYFGVTLAVTSE; from the coding sequence ATGGAAGGAGCTGAACTAAAATCCATCCGCTTGAAGCTCGGCCTGAGCGCCGAGGGGTTTGCGCGCCTTGTTGGCGCGGCAGACGGCGCGCACGTTCGGAAATGGGAGCGTACAGCGGTCCCGCCGCCAGTCGCCGTTCTCGCAAAGGCCCTGCGCGACAGCGACGCGGTGCGCAGCTATTTTGGTGTTACACTCGCGGTGACTTCCGAATAG
- a CDS encoding phage protease, translating to MSRKKANPVLMTARGEGLPIALNAEGGVEDWIMLLPAGSAGVITTVDGRGPYRVADLAQLAAASLQAAGGRLAIDENHSTDLAAPKGEPAPARGWAVELQARADGLWGRIEWGASGAALMSERAYRFISPVFTHDRDMNITGLLRASLTNTPNLRGMAALHAENSDMDLLAELRKLLGLAEDADAEAVIAKVKELNDDGSDESGEAALQAALAPIAKAAGLKPGADAIAIATAVTALAGASGDAVKALQTELTTVTTELNSIKTDRAKERATAFIDGEIGKGRVGVKALRDHYIARHMADPATVEKEIAALPAVTLGGTVREARPESELIAINAADPVALAAAAQKWLGEQKALGRTNLTISDAVTHIKERAK from the coding sequence ATGTCGAGGAAAAAAGCAAATCCGGTTTTGATGACGGCGCGCGGCGAAGGTCTGCCGATCGCGCTCAACGCTGAAGGTGGCGTTGAAGACTGGATCATGCTGCTGCCGGCCGGCAGCGCCGGCGTCATCACGACAGTCGATGGGCGCGGGCCATATCGCGTCGCCGATCTCGCGCAGCTTGCGGCGGCTTCTCTGCAGGCGGCGGGCGGCCGTCTCGCGATCGACGAAAATCATTCAACCGATCTGGCGGCGCCGAAAGGCGAGCCTGCGCCGGCGCGCGGCTGGGCCGTCGAGCTGCAGGCGCGCGCCGATGGTCTTTGGGGCCGCATCGAATGGGGTGCGTCCGGCGCCGCTCTGATGAGCGAGCGCGCCTATCGCTTCATCTCGCCGGTGTTCACCCACGATCGCGACATGAACATCACCGGCCTGCTGCGGGCCTCTCTCACCAACACGCCAAACCTGCGCGGCATGGCCGCGCTTCATGCGGAGAACAGCGACATGGATTTGCTTGCCGAGCTGCGAAAGCTTCTGGGGCTCGCCGAAGATGCTGATGCCGAGGCGGTGATCGCCAAGGTGAAGGAGCTGAACGATGACGGCTCCGACGAAAGCGGCGAAGCGGCATTGCAGGCCGCACTCGCGCCGATCGCGAAAGCTGCGGGCCTGAAGCCTGGAGCCGATGCGATCGCGATCGCGACGGCGGTGACGGCGCTCGCCGGCGCGAGTGGCGATGCGGTCAAGGCGTTGCAGACCGAGTTGACCACGGTCACCACTGAACTCAACTCGATCAAAACCGATCGGGCGAAGGAGCGCGCAACCGCGTTCATCGACGGCGAGATCGGCAAGGGCCGCGTCGGCGTGAAGGCGTTGCGCGATCATTACATCGCGCGCCACATGGCCGATCCCGCGACCGTCGAGAAGGAAATCGCCGCGCTGCCTGCGGTGACGCTCGGCGGCACCGTGCGCGAAGCGCGGCCGGAATCGGAACTGATCGCCATCAACGCGGCCGATCCGGTTGCGCTCGCCGCTGCTGCGCAGAAGTGGCTCGGTGAGCAGAAGGCGCTCGGCCGCACCAATCTCACCATCTCTGACGCTGTGACGCACATCAAGGAGCGCGCCAAGTGA
- a CDS encoding capsid cement protein produces MSIPTLIRSYPCPADVAPHRIVKFSDVSASSSVAQATAATEPLWGVSDAMGGSAGGMVDVILAGLGEVQLGGTVTAGAPLTSDADGKAVALVGSAGATRRLVGFAEQPGVAGDIIRISVERSVLQLPA; encoded by the coding sequence GTGAGTATCCCGACCCTCATTCGTTCGTATCCGTGCCCGGCCGATGTCGCGCCGCATCGGATTGTTAAGTTCTCCGATGTGTCGGCGTCGTCGAGTGTCGCCCAGGCCACGGCCGCGACCGAGCCGCTGTGGGGCGTGTCCGACGCCATGGGTGGCTCCGCCGGCGGCATGGTCGATGTGATCCTCGCCGGCCTCGGCGAGGTGCAGCTTGGCGGCACGGTCACCGCCGGCGCACCGCTGACCTCCGATGCCGATGGCAAGGCCGTCGCTCTGGTCGGCTCTGCCGGCGCGACGCGGCGCCTGGTCGGCTTCGCCGAGCAGCCCGGTGTCGCTGGCGACATCATCCGTATCTCGGTCGAGCGCAGCGTGCTGCAGCTCCCGGCCTAA
- a CDS encoding gp436 family protein: protein MTYASQAELEERYGQPMLIMLTDRADPPANVIDAAVVVRALEDADAEINGYLGRYKLPLSATPPLVRNLALPIAVYKLHRDAVSEKVRRDYEDAVATLKLIATGTVRLDVAGVEPPAAVGSGVRITDRDRPLTEENMKGFI, encoded by the coding sequence GTGACTTACGCCTCGCAGGCCGAACTGGAGGAACGCTACGGCCAGCCGATGTTGATCATGCTGACGGATCGCGCCGATCCGCCGGCGAATGTGATCGACGCGGCTGTCGTCGTCCGCGCGCTCGAGGACGCCGACGCTGAGATCAATGGCTATCTCGGCCGCTACAAGCTGCCGCTCTCAGCGACGCCGCCGCTGGTGCGCAACCTCGCGTTGCCGATCGCCGTCTACAAGCTGCACCGCGACGCTGTGTCGGAGAAGGTGCGGCGCGATTACGAGGATGCGGTGGCAACGTTGAAGCTGATTGCCACCGGAACGGTCCGGCTCGATGTCGCCGGCGTCGAGCCGCCGGCCGCCGTCGGAAGCGGCGTGCGCATCACCGATCGTGACCGCCCGCTCACCGAAGAGAACATGAAAGGGTTCATCTGA
- a CDS encoding phage virion morphogenesis protein produces the protein MTIKLLDNDAALAQLGGYVARAQDARGMFENIGMSLVTSTQARFERGQAPDGSPWPPSIRALVTGGKTLIETARLMRSITFQATATSVEVGTNVIYAAIHQLGGVIVRPARQQTLTFKRNKKGQMLRGFRKKGRGNETQTVTIGAGQVHMPARPFLGLDDEDEREIIMIADDWIAGEGAQP, from the coding sequence GTGACCATCAAACTCCTCGACAACGATGCAGCGCTGGCTCAACTCGGCGGCTATGTCGCGCGCGCGCAGGATGCGCGCGGCATGTTCGAAAACATCGGCATGTCGCTCGTGACATCGACGCAGGCGCGTTTCGAGCGTGGCCAGGCGCCGGACGGCTCGCCCTGGCCGCCGTCAATCCGCGCGCTCGTCACCGGCGGCAAAACCCTGATCGAAACAGCGCGGCTGATGCGTTCGATCACATTCCAAGCCACCGCGACCAGCGTCGAGGTCGGCACCAATGTCATCTATGCAGCGATCCATCAGCTCGGCGGCGTCATCGTCCGTCCGGCGCGTCAGCAAACGCTCACCTTCAAGCGCAACAAAAAGGGCCAGATGCTGCGCGGCTTTCGAAAGAAAGGGCGTGGCAACGAAACGCAGACAGTCACGATCGGCGCTGGCCAAGTTCACATGCCCGCGCGGCCGTTTCTCGGGCTCGATGATGAGGACGAGCGCGAGATCATCATGATCGCTGATGACTGGATCGCGGGCGAAGGAGCGCAGCCATGA
- a CDS encoding phage tail tube protein: MANPIFWRLQLLLAKLETTYGVDPTLTGANNAILATDVSLRPMEGEDVPRNLIQAYLGGQATIPAGLRTVIEFSTELAGSGEAGTPPGWGPLLRACAMAEVIDADTSVTYTPISEAMESLYIKFWIGATLHAIKGARGTGVFTINAQGIPSIRWTFTGLWVEPAEVARPTGTTTGFQKPQIASTANTPVFTVNAVPLVGRSFSLNFGNQVEPRLLLGRDQIVIPDRVEALDLVCEATPVTTFNPYALANDQTRVPAIITHGTVAGSIITLTAPTCQVKRPTGYQQNQGVTEWTLNLSPLPTDAGNDQFSIVLT, translated from the coding sequence ATGGCAAACCCGATCTTCTGGCGCCTGCAGCTTCTGCTCGCCAAGCTCGAAACGACCTACGGCGTCGATCCGACGCTGACGGGCGCAAACAATGCGATCCTCGCCACCGACGTTTCGCTGCGGCCTATGGAGGGCGAGGATGTCCCGCGCAACCTCATCCAGGCGTACCTCGGCGGACAGGCGACGATCCCGGCCGGCCTGCGCACGGTGATCGAGTTCTCGACCGAGCTCGCAGGGTCTGGTGAGGCTGGCACGCCGCCGGGCTGGGGGCCGTTGCTCCGAGCCTGCGCAATGGCCGAGGTGATCGATGCCGATACGTCGGTCACCTACACGCCGATCAGCGAGGCGATGGAAAGCCTCTACATCAAGTTCTGGATCGGAGCGACGCTGCACGCCATCAAGGGTGCGCGCGGCACCGGCGTCTTCACGATCAATGCGCAAGGCATCCCCTCGATCCGCTGGACGTTCACCGGCTTGTGGGTCGAGCCGGCGGAAGTCGCGCGACCGACCGGAACGACGACGGGCTTCCAGAAGCCGCAGATCGCGAGCACGGCGAACACACCGGTCTTCACGGTGAATGCCGTACCGCTAGTCGGCCGCAGCTTCAGCCTCAACTTCGGCAACCAGGTCGAGCCGCGCCTGCTGCTGGGCCGCGACCAGATCGTCATTCCGGATCGCGTCGAAGCACTCGATCTGGTCTGCGAGGCCACACCCGTCACCACGTTCAATCCGTACGCGCTGGCGAACGATCAGACGCGCGTGCCGGCGATCATCACGCACGGAACGGTGGCCGGCAGCATCATCACGCTGACCGCGCCGACGTGTCAGGTCAAACGGCCGACGGGCTATCAGCAGAACCAGGGTGTCACCGAGTGGACGCTCAACCTCTCACCTCTGCCGACGGACGCTGGCAACGATCAGTTCTCGATCGTGCTGACCTGA
- a CDS encoding DUF1799 domain-containing protein, whose translation MQTSGDADAVLDAAQGFQMDARSIVKLHAALDASPDKAYEVWQCNWPVLEAFLAVSSQWRVVSVGGGMSPALPVYIGLDYAAALAGLGAAGIDITPDLWSGVRTMEAAACAALNEVAR comes from the coding sequence ATGCAAACGTCCGGCGATGCGGATGCGGTGCTCGACGCCGCGCAAGGTTTCCAGATGGATGCGCGATCGATCGTGAAGTTGCACGCTGCGCTCGATGCGTCGCCGGACAAGGCCTACGAGGTGTGGCAGTGCAACTGGCCGGTGCTCGAAGCCTTTCTCGCGGTGTCGTCGCAGTGGCGCGTTGTATCGGTCGGCGGCGGGATGTCTCCGGCGCTACCGGTCTATATCGGCCTCGACTACGCAGCAGCACTCGCAGGGCTCGGCGCGGCCGGGATCGATATCACGCCGGATCTGTGGTCCGGCGTTCGAACCATGGAGGCTGCGGCTTGCGCCGCGCTCAATGAGGTTGCGCGATAG
- a CDS encoding phage tail tape measure protein: MKVSLVIDGDATGAVKAAGDTSRALDGVADKTAAVSKKTDESMARASGAVGSLANASKAQGAANDNAANSTANYAQRIGDLASKALGAENALARVASGIGNFVSRFAEVAGATSKFTFLTGAIGLAITAAQTLFDIIQSGSRAANSSLIDHERLVSTVRAAYADAANAAGKFYDTSKSITQLRLLEQEQKLRDQLQSSVGSALPNLYRLAPMQEDSNILGNWLSGTKQVREEFRAFEDAIFKLQAGFKDGTPDVKAFMDEVGRIALANPQLQMTGLKLAGIAQQAEEDAKRLRLTQDARAVIEGRAKPEQRENVLGRAQSTTTASANEFDRLTKSIEKQAAALEAESASIGKSTGEAAKLRAEMLLLEAAKQAGIKVSGEYAEKMEAVASRIGAASQRAAELRLNSDINFERSQLGRSNTDAMIADRLRSVYGDNVESQMNGAAANAMRLNEYLRDVRATTTDLAQGAFRDFVSQIRSGASAFDALRNAGVNALNKIAEKLLDKALDSALSRLFGGFGSFLGFGGSSGPAMGGPINVVGAAGGMAVPTFFDVGGYTGDGGKHEPAGIVHRGEYVFDADSTRAIGVGNLNQMRRSLRGYADGGYVSDSNVIPFRPASATRQADPVAAGMTVHVNDNRTITINGGGDIEAIRRELDRDRNDFTARVTDVVQTLQKKGSLR, encoded by the coding sequence ATGAAAGTCTCGCTGGTCATCGACGGTGATGCCACCGGAGCAGTAAAAGCGGCCGGCGATACGTCACGCGCGCTCGATGGTGTCGCCGATAAGACCGCCGCGGTTTCGAAGAAAACCGACGAGAGTATGGCGCGCGCCAGCGGCGCGGTCGGCTCTCTCGCCAACGCCAGCAAAGCGCAAGGCGCCGCGAACGACAATGCCGCCAACAGCACCGCAAATTATGCACAACGGATCGGCGATCTTGCCAGCAAGGCGCTCGGCGCTGAAAACGCGTTGGCTCGGGTCGCGAGCGGGATAGGTAATTTCGTTTCGAGGTTTGCCGAGGTGGCAGGTGCCACCAGCAAGTTTACGTTCCTCACCGGCGCCATTGGTCTGGCCATCACGGCTGCGCAGACGCTATTCGATATTATTCAGAGCGGCAGTCGTGCGGCAAATTCTTCGTTAATTGATCACGAGCGCCTCGTTTCGACTGTTCGCGCAGCCTATGCCGATGCAGCGAATGCTGCAGGAAAATTCTACGACACCAGCAAATCTATCACGCAACTACGCCTCTTAGAACAAGAGCAGAAGCTGCGGGATCAGCTTCAGTCTTCGGTCGGCAGCGCGCTTCCCAACCTATATCGCCTCGCGCCGATGCAAGAGGATAGCAACATCCTCGGTAACTGGCTTTCGGGCACGAAGCAGGTTCGTGAGGAGTTTCGAGCGTTCGAAGATGCCATTTTCAAGCTGCAGGCAGGCTTCAAAGACGGTACTCCGGACGTTAAGGCATTCATGGACGAGGTGGGGCGCATTGCTCTCGCCAACCCGCAATTGCAAATGACCGGCCTCAAGCTGGCGGGTATCGCACAGCAGGCTGAGGAGGATGCGAAGCGCCTGCGCCTGACTCAAGATGCTCGAGCTGTCATCGAAGGGCGCGCGAAACCAGAGCAACGCGAGAATGTGCTCGGTCGAGCGCAATCGACTACCACCGCCTCGGCCAACGAATTCGATCGCCTTACCAAATCGATTGAAAAGCAGGCGGCCGCGCTCGAAGCTGAATCGGCGTCGATCGGCAAATCCACCGGCGAAGCAGCGAAGCTGCGAGCCGAGATGCTGCTGCTTGAAGCCGCTAAGCAGGCAGGCATCAAGGTCTCCGGCGAATATGCTGAGAAGATGGAAGCGGTTGCCTCGCGCATCGGAGCCGCGAGCCAGCGCGCCGCCGAGTTGCGCCTGAACTCCGATATCAACTTCGAGCGGAGCCAGCTCGGCCGGTCCAACACCGACGCGATGATCGCCGATCGGCTGCGGTCGGTCTATGGCGACAACGTCGAGTCGCAGATGAACGGCGCCGCCGCCAACGCGATGCGGCTCAACGAATACCTGCGCGACGTTCGTGCAACGACGACAGACCTGGCGCAGGGTGCGTTTCGCGATTTCGTCAGCCAGATACGCAGCGGCGCGTCGGCTTTCGATGCGCTGCGCAACGCCGGCGTTAATGCGCTCAACAAGATCGCGGAGAAGCTGCTGGACAAGGCGCTCGACTCGGCGCTCTCGCGGTTGTTCGGCGGTTTCGGCAGCTTTCTTGGCTTCGGCGGTTCAAGCGGCCCGGCTATGGGCGGCCCGATCAATGTGGTCGGCGCAGCCGGTGGCATGGCGGTCCCGACGTTTTTCGATGTCGGCGGCTACACCGGCGACGGCGGCAAGCATGAGCCGGCCGGCATCGTCCACCGGGGCGAGTATGTGTTCGACGCGGATAGCACTCGTGCGATCGGTGTTGGCAACCTCAATCAAATGCGCCGGAGCCTGCGAGGATATGCCGATGGTGGCTACGTCTCTGACAGCAACGTCATTCCGTTCCGGCCGGCGAGCGCGACGCGTCAGGCCGACCCCGTCGCCGCAGGCATGACGGTCCATGTCAATGACAACCGTACCATCACCATCAACGGCGGCGGCGACATCGAGGCGATCCGGCGCGAGTTGGACCGCGACCGTAACGATTTCACCGCGCGTGTGACCGACGTGGTTCAGACGTTGCAGAAGAAGGGCTCGTTACGCTGA